GGGGAGAAAAGGGTAAAGAAATAGGCTGGTTGAAAGTGTATAAAAGGGCGCATCATCCTTTTTTTGAAGACTTTCCAGATGAGCTTACTGTTTTTCAATGGCACGGTGACACTTTTGAGCTTCCCAGGGGTGCGGTCAGAGTTTATTCGTCAGAAAAGTACGAGAATCAGGCTTTTGTTTACGAGAAGGCGGTGGGACTACAGTTCCACATAGAGGTAGATAAGGAGATGGTTCTTGAATGGGCAAAGCACTATCAGGACGAGCTAAAGCAGGAAGGTATAAGCTTTGAACATTTGGAAGGTTACAAAGGATCGGAAAACGTCATCCTTTTAAAGGAACTCATAGGTAAGCTCTGCCTATGTTGATGGAAAGCCCAAGAGGTATTATAATGAACTTAAGCTATGAGGATAAGGATTGCCCACAGTCCAGATTCAGACGATGCCTTTATGTTCTATCCGATGGTGTCTGGTGAGATAGACACTGAGGGATTTCAGATAGAGCATGTGCTTGCGGATATAGAGACCCTAAACAGGGAAGCTTTCAAGGGAACTTATGAAGTCTCTGCCATATCCTTTCATGCCTATCCTTATGTAGCTGACAAGTATCTGGTGCTTCCCAGTGGGGGAAGCGTAGGCGATGGATACGGTCCCATAGTAGTTTCCAAAAAACCGCTTGACACACTCAGAGGCAAAAGAGTAGCCATTCCGGGAAAGCTCACCACTGCTTATTTGGTGCTAAAGCTTTACGAGCCTGACTTTTGTGAAGAAGTGGTTCCCTTTGACCAAGTTATGGACAAGGTAGAAAGACAAGAGGCGGATGCTGGGCTTGTCATACATGAAGGTCAGATAAGTTATGCCGACAGGGGACTTTTGAAATTTGTGGACCTTGGTCAGTGGTGGAAGGAAAAGACTGGATTAGCCTTACCCTTAGGTTGTAATGTAGTAAGAAAAGACCTGGGAGAGGAAACCATCAGAAAGATAGAGAGGCTTATGAGAAGGAGTGTAGAGTATGCTCTTTCTAATGTGGACAAAGCTTTGGAGTATGCCAGAGATTACGCAAGGGACATAAAGGAAAGCCAAGAGAAAGCTTTCAAGTTTGTTAGCATGTATGTAAATAGCAGGACGGTAGATTACGGAGAGGATGGAAGGCAGGCGGTTAGACTTTTGCTGAGTCTTGGCAGAGAAAGGGGCATAATAAATGTGGATATACCAAGTACCATCTTTTCTGATGAAGTATAATAAATAGCAGTCCCCGTAGCTCAGAAGGATAGAGCGCGAGATTCCTAATCTCGAGGTCGGCGGTTCGACTCCGCCCGGGGACGCTTTAAAGGATGGAGATAGTTATACTGGAGGGAAGCCTGCTGGATGTAGAGGCGGATGTTATAGTAAACCCTGCCAACTCCTTGGGGATTATGGGGGGTGGTGTGGCAGGTGTGATAAAAAAAGCGGGTGGCAGTATCATAGAAAAGGAAGCTATGCTCAAAGCTCCCATAAGCGTGGGTTCTGCCATCTTTACATCTGCGGGAAGGCTCAAGTTCAAAGGTGTGATTCACGCGCCCACTATGGAGGAGCCTGTTATGGAAACCACAGAAGAGAAAGTCAGAAAAGCGGTAAGAGCAGCTCTTGAGCTTGCAGACAACATGGGCTTTAAGAGCATAGCCATACCCGGAATGGGGACAGGAATAGGAAGACTCCCTAAGGGGGTTGCAGCAAAGGCTATGATGGGCGAAATTGTGAACTTTATACCCATAAACCTTGAGAAGGTTGTGCTGGTGGACATAGATAGAGAGCTTGTAGAAAAGTGGAGAGAGCATGCCAGAAAGTAGCCTTCCTTCCGAAGAGAGATTTTTCTCCTTTGAGGATTCAGAAAAACTCAAGAACTCCTTTTTAGTAGCCTGTGAGGTGCTCAAAGATTACAGATTCGTCATACTTCCAACCGTAGAGAAGTACCAACCGGAGCTATACACTGACCAATACAAACCCTTTGTTATAGGAACCTGTCAGGATGGTAGCCTTTTGAACCTAAGAACCGATTGGACGGTAAGCCTTGCAAGGTTTTTATCCAGCATAAGGCATTTGGAGCTTCCAGTAAAAGTTTTTTACTGGGGCAATGTGTTTTCGCCGATGGGGGATACGGAAAAATTTCAGATGGGAATAGAGCATCTGGGCTTTAGCCATGTGAAAAGCGATGCACAGGTCATAGAAAAGCTTTGCGAGTACTTAAAGAAGTGTTCCGTTAATGACTTTGTGGTGAATTTAGGACATATGGGCATAGTAAATAGAATACTTGAAAAGTATCGGGAGCGAGAGAAAATAGTAAAAGCTCTCTTTGAGAAGAACTTTTCGGAGCTGGGAAAGTACCCTGAACTTGTTGACCTTCTTTACACACAAGGTGGTGGCGAAGTAATTGAAGAGTTTGTAAAAAGGCATCCCGAGTTTTCCAAGGAGTGTGAGGAGCTTCTTAAGGTATCTGAACATCTAAAAGATTTTTCCCTTACCTTTGATCTTTCTGAACTCAGACTCCAAAGCTATTACACGGGTATAGTGTTTGAGATATTTCATCCCAATTTGGGCTACCCCATAGCGGGGGGAGGAAGGTACGACAGGCTATACAGTATGTTTGGCAAGGACATACCAGCAGTAGGCGGTGCGGTCTACTTGGATAGGCTACTTGAACTCTAAGAGAGTCTCTCCTTTAACTCTTCTACCTTTGTGAGCTTTTCCCAAGAGAGGTCCTCTTTGCCAAAGTGTCCGTAGCAAGCGGTTTTTTTGTATATGGGTTTTCTAAGGTCAAGGAAATCTATGATCTTTTTGGGTCCTGTGGGAAAAACTTCAAGAAGGGCTGACTTTATTTTTTCCTTATCCACCTTCTCAGTTCCATAAGTTTCAATGTCAAAAGCTATAACTTCGCTTACTCCAAAGGCGTAAGCCATCTGAACCATACACCTACTGGCAAATCCGCAAGCCACTACATGCTTAGCCATCATCCTTGCCAGATAAGAAGCTGACCTGTCGGTTTTGGTGGGGTCCTTTCCGGAAAAGGCGCTTCCCCCTGAGTATGCCACATCTCCGTATGCATCCGATACTATCTTCCTTCCCGTCTGACCCACATCCGCAATAGGTCCTCCCATCACAAACCTCCCAGAGGGGTTTATCATTATCCTTGTGGCTTCTGAGATGAGCTTTTGTGGTAGCGTCTTCTTTAACACCTCTTCGTGTATGAACTCTCTGAGTTTGTCCAAAGATACATCCGGGTCGTGCTGAACAAACACCACCAGGTCTTTTACAAAGAGGGGCTTTTCATCTTCGTAGAGGATTGTCAAAAGCACTTTACCGTCGGGTCTTAAAAAGGGCGCTCTCCCGCTCTTTCTCATCTCAGAGATGCTCTTAGAAAGAAGATGAGCAAGACTTATGGGCAAAGGCATGTAGTTTTCCGTTTCTCTGCAAGCGTATCCTATCACAGTTGCTGTATCTCCAGCACCTTCGGAGGATATTCCCAGAGCTATTTCTGGACTCTGCTCCTCTATGGAAGTTATGACGGCAGATGTATCTGCATCAAAACCGTACTCAGGTTTGTTGTATCCCACCTCCTTTATGGTGTTTCTGACCACACCGGGTATGTCCACATAGCTTTCTGTAGATACATGACCAGATACGAAAGTCATACCAGAAACGAGGAGTATCTCAAGGGAGACTCTGCTGTAGGGGTCCTTTCTGATAAACTCATCAAGAAGGGCATCAGCAATAAGGTCTGCCAGCTTATCTGGATGACCTTCCATAGGTGATTCAGCCATCTTTATGTATCTTTTCATAGCCACTATTATATTTCACTCAGGCTTTATAATGTCAGCTTTCACGTAGTCTCTCAGGGCATGAGGCACTATAACAGAACCATCTTCCCTCTGGTAGTTTTCAAGTATGGCTGCGAGCGTCCTGCCTATGGCAAGAGCCGATCCGTTTAGAGTATGCACATATATGTTTCTACCTTTTTGGTCCTTGTATCTTGTCCCCATCCTCCTTGCCTGAAATTCCTCGCAGTTGGAACAAGAAGAGACTTCCCTATATCTGCTTTGAGATGGAAACCACACCTCTATGTCATAAGTTTTTGCCGAGGAAAAGCCCATATCACCAGTGCATAAAAGCACTACCCTGTATGGAAGCTCCAGAGCTCTCAGGATATCCTCCGCATCTGAGGTGAGCCCTTCTAATTCTCTATAAGAATCTTCTGGCTTTACAATTTTGACAAGTTCCACCTTGTTAAATTGATGCTGACGGATGATGCCTCTTATGTCCTTGCCATAAGCTCCTGCTTCCCTTCTGTAGCAAGGGGTATAAGATGTGAGGTATATGGGAAGCTGATCCTCTCTTAGTATTTCATCTCTGAATAGATTAGTGAGGGGGACCTCAGCGGTGGGTATAAGGTAAAGCTCATCTCTTTCGCACCTGTAGAGTTCTTCCTCAAACTTAGGTAGCTGTCCGGTGCCTTCCAAGACCTGTGGCTTTACCAAGTGCGGTGGCATTATCTCCACATATCCTTTCTTGGCGTGCATATCCAGCATGAAGTTTATCAGAGCCCTCTCTAACTTGGCTCCCATGCCCTTAAGAACTGTGAAGCGACTGCCAGATAATTTGGCACCTCTTTCAAAGTCAAGTATGCCAAGCTTTTCTCCTATCTCCCAGTGAGGCTTTGGCTCAAACCCAAACTCCTTTGGAATCCCCCATCTTCTTACTTCCACATTATCTTTTTCGTCCTCCCCAACAGGGACACTAGTATGAGGCAAGTTAGGTATGCGTAGCATAAGATTCTTATGGTCCCTTTCCACAATAGAGAGCTTGTGCTCCAACTCTTCTATACGCTCTTTTAGCTTTTTCATCTGCACTTCAAGCGCTGTGGTATCCGCACCTTGTTTTTTCATACTGCCTATCTCTTTGCTTATGCGGTTTCTCTCGCTTCTTAGCCCTTCCAACTCTCTGATTATGCTTCTTCTCTCTTCATCAAGGATCAGCACATCATCAACAAGGGGTGGGTACTCTTCACCTCTTGTTTTTAGTCTTTCTTTCACCCAATCGGGCTTTTTCCTTATTAGTTCTATGTCCAGCATGGTTTTATAATTTTAATGCAATGAAACCTATGCAAACTCCTTTCCTTGCAGTAGATGGCATAGTAAGACTTTGGAAGGAGGAAAAATTTAGGGGGATAGTGCTCATAGAGAGGCTTTACCCGCCCTATGGCTTTGCACTGCCGGGCGGTTTTGTGGAGGTGAGCGAGACGGTAGAGCAGGCAGTAATCAGGGAAGTAAAGGAAGAGACGGGGCTAAATGCCACCATAAGAAAACTCTTGGGTGTGTATTCTAACCCTAAGAGGGACCCAAGATTTCATGTGGTTTCTGTGGTGTTCGTTCTTGATGCAGAGGGAGAACCTTCTGCGGGTGATGATGCCAAAAAGGTGCACATCTTTAGACTGGAAGATGTGCCATTTGATAAGCTCGTCTTTGATCATGCAAAGATACTTGCGGACTTTATAAAATCCTAATATTATTATATAATTACGGAGGAGAAAGCATGTTTCAGGTGCCAGAAGTGTCTTACGAGGAAGCCAAGAGAATGCTCGAAGAGGATAGCAATGTGATACTTCTTGATGTGAGAACTCCTCAAGAGCATGCACAGCTGAGGATCCCAAACTCTAAGCTCATACCTTTGGATGAGCTAAGGTATGCTTACAAAGACCTTCCCAAGGATAAAAAGTACATAGTTTATTGCAGAAGTGGGGAAAGGAGCGCCTTCGCCACATACTTTTTAAGACACATGGGATACGAAGCTTACAACTTGGCAGGAGGCATTCTAATCTGGCCCTACGAAAAAGTTTCGGGAATAGATTAATATCTTTCTTATGCTTTACCTTCTTTTATTTTTCCTTGCACTCTCTTCGTGCGGTATAAAAGCAAACCCTAAACCTCTGCCAGAACCGTCGGTGGAGATAAGAAGGATAGGAGAAAGGCTATATGTCAGGTCTTTGCAGGGTGATGTGCAGGTGGAGGGTTTTGAGAAATTAGACGGATGGTTTGTCAAAGAAAGTAGACACGCCTTGTGTTTTCAGGTAAGAAGGATAGGTGGCAAAAGTGCCAAATTTTGTGCAGGAAAGCCTGTAGAATCCAAACCCACAGTGAAGCTAAAGGAAGACACCCAGAGTGTTTTAGTAATAGCCTCAGGCTTTCCCTCCTACAGGCTTTATGCTCTGTCGGAAGGCAGGCTCAATCTTCCACAAGTGGCTCAGTTCAAGGAGGAGTATCGTATAAATAAAGATTACTTTGAGAGGTGTTATGCCCTGACGGGCAGAGTAGACATTAGAGAGAGCGAGCCTTACACCTTCTGCGTAAGAGCTAAAGAAGCTCCTCCCTTAAAAGATGTGGAAAGGCTTGAGTATCAGGTGGTAGAAGGGAAAATCTACCTCTTTTGGTCTTATACACCCGATGAACTTTTTAAGGAATTTGTAATTTACAGGAACGGGAAGCAGGTGGGAAGCACCTCCTCATACATTTACGAAGATACGCTGCCCGAGAAAGAGACTACTTACACAGTAAAAGTAAGGAATAAACTGAATCTTGAGAGTGGTGGAGTGAGTATAACTTACAGTCCATAGTAAGAGGCTATGGCGGCGGATATAGCTAAAGTAATGTCTTCTGGATTTTTCTGGTCTTCTATCTCAAAGTCATAGGTGGGTAGTTTTTCTTCAAGGAATCTTATGCCAAAGTGCCCGCTTATAAAGTCTTCGTCCCTGACTATCTCCCTGTGAAGTGGTATGTTGGTGGGAACACCTCTTATGATGAACTCATCTATGGCTCTCTTTGCCCTGGCTATAACCCTGTCCCAAGTGAGAGCCCATACGCTGAGCTTGGCTATCATAGAATCGTAATAAGGTGGGATGACAAAATCTTTGTAAACACCCGCATCCATCCTCACCCCCGGACCACCAGGAGAATAATAAGCCGTAATTTTGCCCGGTGCGGGTGCAAAGTTCCTCTTGGGGTCTTCCGCGTTTATCCTAAACTCAATAGCGTATCCCCTAAAGGTTATATCACTTTGAGTAAAGGGCAGAGCCTCCCCCGCTGCTACCCTGATCATCTGCTCCACTATGTCAACACCCGAGACCATCTCCGTTATGGTATGTTCCACCTGAAGCCTTGTGTTCATCTCTATAAAATAAAACTCCCCTTTCTTTATATCCACCAGAAATTCAAGCGTGCCTGCACTTTCGTATCCTACCTGCATCATGGCACGCACACTCAGTCCCAGCATCTTATTTCTCATCTCCTTTGGCAAAACTGGACAAGGTGTAACTTCAAGCACCTTCTGGTGTTTTCTCTGTATGGAACAGTCCCTTTCTCCCAAGTGGACCACATTTCCGTACTTGTCTCCAAGTATCTGTACCTCTATGTGCTTAGGATTTTCCAAGTACTTCTCTATAAATAAGTCTCCCTTCCCAAAGAAGGTCTCAGCCTCCCTGTAGCCAGATTCAAAAAGTTGTGGAAGTTCCTTCTCACTCTTTACTACCCTCATACCCCTGCCACCACCACCATAGGCGGACTTTAGTATTATGGGAAAGCCTATCTCTTTTGCATAGTGGAGTGCATCGGTAGGATCTTTGAGTGGCTCTTCAACCCCTGGGACGGTGGGAATACCCAGCTTCTTCATCATCTTCTTAGCTTTAACCTTATCTCCAAACATCTCTATATGTTCTGGTTTCGGACCTATAAAGGTTATACCTCTTTTTTGACAGAATCTTGCAAATTCGGCATTCTCAGCAAGAAAACCATAACCCGGATGCACCGCATCAGCACCAACCGACTTGGCAAGGTCCACGATCCTCACATAGTCCAGATAAGCCCATACAGGATCCCCAGGTATTAGATAAGACTCGTCAGCCTTTTTAACATACAAAGATCGTGCATCCGCCTCAGAGTATATGGCAACCGTCCTAATACCTAACTCCTTGCATGCCCTTATGATCCTGAGAGCTACCTCACCTCTGTTTGCTATCAAAATCTTCCTAAACATCATTAAATATTTTAGCTTCTGAAAAGAACCAATGGTGGAAGATCAGAATTGTTTGTCTTTTTAAAAATTAAGTATATATTTACTTAAAAACCCGATGGAGGAGAAAGATGGTGATAAAAAGGGCGGATCTGCCACAGGTAGCCAACTCCATTATGAATGCCCTTCATGAGGATGAGATAGAGATCATCAACGAGCTTTATGAGGCTTGTCAGAAAGGCAATATGGAGAGAATAGATGAGCTTATGGAGCTTTTGCTCTATGACATAGAAGAACACTTTTTAACGGAAGAGGAGCTTATGAGAGAAGCGGAGTTTTTTGCATATCCTATGCACAAGGCGGAACATGATGGCATGAGAAAGGAGGTAAAGGCTCTTATGGAGAGCTGGAAGAAAAACAGGGAAGCTCAAGAGATTTCCAACTTTATAAAGGACAGACTTGTCCCCTGGCTAATACTTCATATTGCCAGATGGGACTCTACCACTGCCATACATCTCGGTGATTGAGGTGTTTTATAATAAGTGTATGAATTTGGTAAGACTGCAGCTCATATATCCTGAGGAGAAGGTAAAAGAGCCTATCCTGTGCATGGTGTGTAAGAACTTTGATGTTAGCGTCAACATCAGAACCGCAAAGGTCACTAAAGATACAGGTATGCTCACAGTTGAGTTGGATGGGGAGGCTGAAGAGATAGAAAGAGCAATAAAGTTCATACAAGAGCAGGGAATTATGGTAGAGCCTCTGGAAGGACAGATATTTTCCGAATGAGGATATCACAGGTAGGAGAGTTTGGACTCATCCAGATACTAAAAGGCATCCTATCCTCACCAGTAATAGGCGATGATACCGCACCCGTGCATTTAAATGACAAAACCCTGCTTCTTACAACAGATAGCATGCTGGAAGACAGACACTTTAAAAGGTTCTATCCACCACAAGCCGTTGGCTGGAAAGCTATAAGTGTGAATGTGAGCGATGTGGTTGCCAGCGGTGGAAACCCTCTCTGGGTCCTCATATCCTTAGCCCTTCCTGACCTGGAAGTTTCCTATGTGGAATCCCTTTACGAAGGCATAAAGACTGCGTGCGACTTTTACAACTGTCATGTGGTGGGTGGAAATCTTACTAAGTCCGACAGGATAATGATAGATGTATTTATGATAGGCAAAGCGGAAAGGTTTGTATCAAGGTCTGGTGCAAAACCTGGAGATAAACTTTATGTGAGTGGCACTTTGGGAGACTCAAAGGCAGGGCTTGAGCTTCTGCTTATGGAGAGAAGACAATACGAAGAGTTTGAATTAAAACTCATAGAGAGACACACAAGACCTACCGCAAGGATAGATTACACAAGACACATAAGCAAGTATGCCAACGCCTGCATAGATATAAGCGACGGGCTATCTTCTGATGTGTGGCATATATCTCGCATGAGTAATGTGAAGATAAACATAAATAGCAAGGACATACCCATCTCTCAGGAGCTAAGACTCTTTTGCAATAAGCACGGCAAAGATCCCTTAGATTATGCTCTATCAGGAGGTGAAGACTATCAACTTCTCTTTACGCATCCAGAAGATAGGTATAACCCCTTTCTTGACATGAGGAGTATAGGAAGCGTTGAGGAAGGGTATGGAGTATACCTTGACGGGAGAGAGCTTTCACCTTCTGGCTTTGATCACTTTAAATTGGCTTAAAATTCTCTTATGGCTAAGCAAGATGGAAAGCACATTATAGCTATAAACAAAGAGGCAAGGGCAGAGTATGAACTGCTAGAAACTTACGAGGCGGGAATAGTGTTGGAGGGTTCTGAGGTAAAAGCCTTAAGGAGTAAGCAGACGGTCTCCTTTAAAGACAGCTTTGTGAGGATAGAAAACGGAGAAGCTTGGCTATACAACCTTTATATATCACCGTATAGATATGCCACCATAAAACCCCCCGACCCCACGAGGAAGAGAAAACTCTTACTTCACAAGAGGGAGATCCTAAGGCTCATGGGAAAGGTTCAAGAGAGAGGATACACCATTATACCACTCTCCCTTTACTTTAAAAACAACAGGGTAAAGGTGGAGATAGCCCTTGCCAGAGGCAAAAAGCTGCACGACAGAAGAGAGGAACTGAGGGAGAGGGATATGAGAAGGCAGTTGGAGAGGGAGATAAAAGAAGGCAAGCTAAAACTCTGACCTTAATCAATGCTGTGCATGCCCTTTGCAAAGTAAAATTAAGGGAGTAAAAACCCAAGGAGGCAAAAATGTGGAGAGTTGTATATACAGGTCAAAGACCCCATTACGAAAACATAGCTCTGGATAGGATCATGCTTGATTTAAAGGCTGAGGGAAAAATTCCCAACACCATAAGGTTTTTGCAGTTCAAGCCTGAATGTGTGCTTATAGGCTTTCACCAATCGGTGGAGGAAGAGGTGAGAGTTGATTATACTCAGAGAGAAGGCATACAGGTAGGTAGAAGGATAACAGGCGGGGGTGCTATATACTTTGACGAGACGCAGATAGGCTGGGAGGTGATAGCAGACATAAGAGATGTTGATGCTAAAAATTTTGAGGAGCTTACCGCTATGATATGCAGAGCTGTAGCAAAAGGTCTCAGAAAGCTGGGAATAAAGGCGGACTTTAGACCAAGAAATGATATAGAGGTAGAGGGGCGGAAGATATCAGGTACAGGGGGCGTGTTTGAGGGCAATGCCTTTTTGTATCAGGGTACCATACTTATGGACTTTAATGTGGAAAGGATGTTAAAGTCCCTTCAGATACCTGTTGAAAAACTGACTTCCAAGGGTATAAAGTCTGCGGAGGACAGAGTAGAGTGGGTAAAGAGGGTTTTAGGCTATTTACCACCAAAAGAGGAAGTTTTTGAAGCTCTGCTCAGAGGCATTTCTGAAGAGCTGGGCATAAACTATCAGTGGGGGAACCTCACTGAGGAGGAGCTTGAGCTTCTTGATAGCAAGAGAGATTACTATAAGAGCGACGAATGGATATATCATGTAAAGAGTGCAGTAAAAGACCAGGATACGCTTTTTGGCATACACAGATGCCCCGGTGGTACCTTCAGAGTGTCGGCAAAGATAGATACCAGAACTAAAGTTTTACAGCAGGTCATTATAAACGGCGACTTCTTTGTAAAGCCTCAGAGGATCATTTACGACCTGGAAGCCTATCTAAAGCACACACCCATTGATAATTTGGAAAGCAGAATAAGGGAGTTCTTCAAAGACAGGGATTGGGAAGGGCTAAACCTGAGCGCAGAAGACTTTGTTGACGCTATTCTATTCCCCCTTAGGAAAGCGGAGGGCTTACAGCTGGGTATTGAAAAAAAAAGGCTCAATAACATAATAGCCAGCATAGGGGGCGGGCTGATAGAGAACATTGAGAAAGCTAAGGTTATGCTCCTTCCTTACTGTGCCAAGCCAAGATGGTGCGATTACAGACATCTTGATGACTGCGGTGAGTGCGGGGGATGCACCGTTGGAGATGCTTACAGGCTTGCCTACCAGAAGGGCATGATACCCATAACCATAACCTCCTTTGAGCTTCTTCGGGACACACTCCTATGGTGTGCGCAAAACGGTTATACATATATAGGACACTGCTGTTATGAGTTTTATGAGAAGCGATACGAAATATTTGCAAAAGCATCTAAGGAAGGTGCAAAAGGTGTACTTTTGGACATAGTGGGAACCACATGCTACAGTTTGGGAGTGGAAGAGGAAGAGAGGGCTTATCATGGTGAGTTTACTGTTGAGTTGGACCTTATAAAGGAAGACATGCAGAGCATTATGTCCGCAAAACCGGATGTAGAAGCTCCAGACAAGAAAGAGGTCAAAAGAGACTTTGACTTTTCTCCTCACTTTTTGGACTTTAAACCCCCCTATTACAAAAAGCCAAAGGCTGCACCTACCCCTGAGGAGGACATGACAAGAACATCTATGCAAAAGGAAGTTTTTAAGGGAGAAGCTACCATAGGAGAGGAGGCTGTCTCTTTCAAGGAGGCGGTAAAACTTCTGGTAAAGTGGATAAAAGAGTCCAAAAACCCCACCCTGGTGATAGGTCCTTTGCTCTTCTGGGATTGGAAGGAAAAGGAGCTTTTGGAAAAGGGAGAGGTGCTAAGAAGGCTAATAGAAAAGGTGGGAAGGTTTAATGTAAAAGTCATGCCAGATTACAGACCCAAGCTCAAAAAGTACGACCCCACCGTAGAGATGGACCCACCCAATCCACACCACGCCGTCCTCTATGGGAAACACGACCTTACCCTTCTGGTGGGAGTGCATTGCTATAGGACTGACTTTGTGATAAGACTGCTCAAAAAACACACAGACACCAAGGTGGTAGCCCTTTGTGGACTCTATGGCCACCCTACAGCTGACCTTTCAACCAGCTTCACGGATGCGCAAAAACTTGAGGAAATTCTAAAAATGCTCTAATATGTAGCATAAAAAACTTCCTGCCAGAGGCAGCGTCAGGTTGTCATCCACCTTAAGAGGTAAAAGCTCTATCAGCGCACCAAAGAGCGACAGAATGATAGCTCTTCCCCACCCTAAAATAAAGTAAAGCACCAAAAAACTGCTTAAAAAGAAAGCCAAAAAGCCCTCCAAACTCTTGTCAAAGAGCTTGGTTCTTCCCAAGTGATAACCCACAAGGCTTGCAAAGGCATCACCTACTGCAAGAAGGATCACGCCAATGGTGGCACAGTCTCCACCAAACATCAAAAAGCTGAGCATTATACCCAAGTTCGCCCAGAGAGCCTGTATGGAAGGTTTTTCCAAATTTTTTTCCCTTTCCAGGTAAAGGATACATCTGTAAACTACACCTAAGGAGTCTTGTCCCACCTTTTTTACCACCAGGATGTTTAAAAAAATCACCACAAGAAAGGTAAAAAAAGTGAGGAAAGGTGGGAAGAGTTTTAGGGGTACTATCCACAGGCTTATAGCTATTAGGTGAAATAACTTCCTTCTTACCTCCAGACTCAGCATTTAACTACGCTGTCTGTTGAACCGTAAGGGTTAGGGACATAATCATCCGCATTGGGGTCGTTCTCCCACAGGCTACCATCTATGAGGTACTTGAATCTGTATTCTCTGCCTTTTTTTAACCTCTTTACTATCCAAAAGCTACCATCCTTTTTCCTCTTCATCATCTCGGGCATCCAGCCATTCCATTCTCCCACCAGCTGCACCTGCTTAGCTTTTTCAAATTGAGCGGTGAAAGTAACCACGCAAACTCCCTGTTTCTCAAGGTACGTTTTCTTAATCATAGCCTACCTGGTTACCTCAGCTGCACATTAGCGCACAGCTCAGGTGCCGAGCTATTTGTATTGCGCCACTTCAGGCTGGGGATAAACCCGGCAGGCGCTATTTCCCCAGCCATAGACCCTACCCCAGGTCGCAGAGTCTCACGCTCCCTTAAGGGAGTTCTCCCCACGTCCCCTGAAACCATTAAAGGCTTCAAGGGAGAGAGACACCTGGGAAGCCTCTCAGGGAAGAGTGCAGTTAGCCCCTTGTCC
The DNA window shown above is from Hydrogenobacter thermophilus TK-6 and carries:
- a CDS encoding GMP synthase, coding for MKALAIRHVKIEHLGMLESVLKELGFEFEYLDTAEGQTLKRPLEDYNLLIVLGGYMGAYEENIFPFLSYEYRIIERALSLATPILGICLGAQMLAKVLGARVYRGEKGKEIGWLKVYKRAHHPFFEDFPDELTVFQWHGDTFELPRGAVRVYSSEKYENQAFVYEKAVGLQFHIEVDKEMVLEWAKHYQDELKQEGISFEHLEGYKGSENVILLKELIGKLCLC
- a CDS encoding menaquinone biosynthesis family protein — encoded protein: MRIRIAHSPDSDDAFMFYPMVSGEIDTEGFQIEHVLADIETLNREAFKGTYEVSAISFHAYPYVADKYLVLPSGGSVGDGYGPIVVSKKPLDTLRGKRVAIPGKLTTAYLVLKLYEPDFCEEVVPFDQVMDKVERQEADAGLVIHEGQISYADRGLLKFVDLGQWWKEKTGLALPLGCNVVRKDLGEETIRKIERLMRRSVEYALSNVDKALEYARDYARDIKESQEKAFKFVSMYVNSRTVDYGEDGRQAVRLLLSLGRERGIINVDIPSTIFSDEV
- a CDS encoding ADP-ribose-binding protein, producing the protein MEIVILEGSLLDVEADVIVNPANSLGIMGGGVAGVIKKAGGSIIEKEAMLKAPISVGSAIFTSAGRLKFKGVIHAPTMEEPVMETTEEKVRKAVRAALELADNMGFKSIAIPGMGTGIGRLPKGVAAKAMMGEIVNFIPINLEKVVLVDIDRELVEKWREHARK
- a CDS encoding ATP phosphoribosyltransferase regulatory subunit — its product is MPESSLPSEERFFSFEDSEKLKNSFLVACEVLKDYRFVILPTVEKYQPELYTDQYKPFVIGTCQDGSLLNLRTDWTVSLARFLSSIRHLELPVKVFYWGNVFSPMGDTEKFQMGIEHLGFSHVKSDAQVIEKLCEYLKKCSVNDFVVNLGHMGIVNRILEKYREREKIVKALFEKNFSELGKYPELVDLLYTQGGGEVIEEFVKRHPEFSKECEELLKVSEHLKDFSLTFDLSELRLQSYYTGIVFEIFHPNLGYPIAGGGRYDRLYSMFGKDIPAVGGAVYLDRLLEL
- the metK gene encoding methionine adenosyltransferase, coding for MKRYIKMAESPMEGHPDKLADLIADALLDEFIRKDPYSRVSLEILLVSGMTFVSGHVSTESYVDIPGVVRNTIKEVGYNKPEYGFDADTSAVITSIEEQSPEIALGISSEGAGDTATVIGYACRETENYMPLPISLAHLLSKSISEMRKSGRAPFLRPDGKVLLTILYEDEKPLFVKDLVVFVQHDPDVSLDKLREFIHEEVLKKTLPQKLISEATRIMINPSGRFVMGGPIADVGQTGRKIVSDAYGDVAYSGGSAFSGKDPTKTDRSASYLARMMAKHVVACGFASRCMVQMAYAFGVSEVIAFDIETYGTEKVDKEKIKSALLEVFPTGPKKIIDFLDLRKPIYKKTACYGHFGKEDLSWEKLTKVEELKERLS
- the serS gene encoding serine--tRNA ligase; this translates as MLDIELIRKKPDWVKERLKTRGEEYPPLVDDVLILDEERRSIIRELEGLRSERNRISKEIGSMKKQGADTTALEVQMKKLKERIEELEHKLSIVERDHKNLMLRIPNLPHTSVPVGEDEKDNVEVRRWGIPKEFGFEPKPHWEIGEKLGILDFERGAKLSGSRFTVLKGMGAKLERALINFMLDMHAKKGYVEIMPPHLVKPQVLEGTGQLPKFEEELYRCERDELYLIPTAEVPLTNLFRDEILREDQLPIYLTSYTPCYRREAGAYGKDIRGIIRQHQFNKVELVKIVKPEDSYRELEGLTSDAEDILRALELPYRVVLLCTGDMGFSSAKTYDIEVWFPSQSRYREVSSCSNCEEFQARRMGTRYKDQKGRNIYVHTLNGSALAIGRTLAAILENYQREDGSVIVPHALRDYVKADIIKPE
- a CDS encoding NUDIX domain-containing protein: MKPMQTPFLAVDGIVRLWKEEKFRGIVLIERLYPPYGFALPGGFVEVSETVEQAVIREVKEETGLNATIRKLLGVYSNPKRDPRFHVVSVVFVLDAEGEPSAGDDAKKVHIFRLEDVPFDKLVFDHAKILADFIKS
- a CDS encoding rhodanese-like domain-containing protein yields the protein MFQVPEVSYEEAKRMLEEDSNVILLDVRTPQEHAQLRIPNSKLIPLDELRYAYKDLPKDKKYIVYCRSGERSAFATYFLRHMGYEAYNLAGGILIWPYEKVSGID